One Kineococcus aurantiacus genomic window carries:
- a CDS encoding HAD hydrolase-like protein — translation MPDTAVLDVDGTLVDTNYQHALAWFRAFRRFDLTLPVWRLHRAIGMGGDQLVRAVAGEEFDAEHGDDARDAWTEEFAPLLPEVQPFAGARDLLAELRSRGWKVVLASSGKADQVDAYLDLLDARELCDGWTTSEDAEATKPAPDLLQSALGKVSGRAGVLLGDSTWDCEAAGNAGMPSLAVRTGGFSVEELTGAGAAAVFDSLPALLDGLDRTAFARPD, via the coding sequence GTGCCCGACACCGCAGTCCTCGACGTCGACGGGACGCTCGTCGACACGAACTACCAGCACGCCCTGGCGTGGTTCCGCGCGTTCCGGCGCTTCGACCTCACGCTGCCCGTGTGGCGGCTGCACCGCGCCATCGGGATGGGCGGGGACCAGCTCGTGCGGGCCGTGGCGGGGGAGGAGTTCGACGCCGAGCACGGCGACGACGCCCGCGACGCCTGGACCGAGGAGTTCGCCCCGCTGCTGCCGGAGGTGCAGCCCTTCGCCGGGGCGCGCGACCTGCTGGCGGAGCTGCGCTCGCGCGGCTGGAAGGTCGTCCTGGCCTCCTCGGGCAAGGCCGACCAGGTCGACGCCTACCTGGACCTGCTCGACGCGCGGGAGCTGTGCGACGGCTGGACGACGTCGGAGGACGCCGAGGCCACCAAACCCGCCCCGGACCTGCTGCAGAGCGCGCTGGGGAAGGTCTCGGGCCGGGCCGGGGTGCTGCTGGGGGACTCCACCTGGGACTGCGAGGCGGCCGGGAACGCCGGGATGCCGAGCCTGGCGGTCCGCACCGGCGGGTTCTCGGTGGAGGAGCTCACCGGTGCCGGGGCGGCGGCGGTGTTCGACTCGCTGCCCGCGCTGCTCGACGGCCTGGACCGGACGGCGTTCGCCCGGCCGGACTGA